The Rosa chinensis cultivar Old Blush chromosome 7, RchiOBHm-V2, whole genome shotgun sequence DNA segment tgccgctacgtcctctcgtagggacgtccttccttgcaggcttgtttgcagcatatttgtgtgatctcgtcactttaacagggatcgagatgagacatagtggggacaggccacgacaattcctgtcgttcctgctgaacatccgtgttcttatctccccctaacgacgggaagactgtctcatcaaagtgacaacccgcaaatctagcggtaatgagatcgccttgcaaaggcattaagtggcggacgattgttggagtctcaaatccaacgtagttgcccattcgtctgtaaggacccatcatagagcgttgtggcggcgtaattggaacataaatggctcactcaaatatgcgtaagtacgatacttgtacccagtcactagctgtaacgcagaggtacattgagtggcggtgggtcgtagacgaattagcatagctgcatgcgatattgcatcaccccaagcggatagaaggagattggtgcgcattaccaatgtccggactatcatcgtagtcgtttccgcaagaccatttgggtgtgtacataggaatatgatgtccaacatcagtcccattgcaatatccatcgaaagtctttcgatgtaaactctctagcatagtcaaatccaatttactgaataggatgatctggggagtgagcctgttgtcatatgatatgtgctaggagtggagcataagcagcatttataggtggacaatggcacaacacgtgaccagcgtgtttgtgtgtcaaccaatatcatgaaatatttaagcatccgcaagttggttgaatcaatccacacaatccccatggattcaatgtaagaacagaatgagtatgttcatttcctttgcataggacggtcttagtcataatttccctaaggaacgggctttgtaaaatgagcgagaggctttagaagaaaCCAATGACTATTTTGGTTAggtctgagcgtctgaaacgctatttgaagcaagttggtgattgcagcatcacctggggcgccatcaccatgatggacgctatccatggcgttatggatagggactgcaccagccctaggctggtggtggacggaggcggtgccctaggcagctgcgtcggtcacacttagtccagaaatcaacttttgattcatgctttgtttcgctcgaaagaaatgatgtccatgtgaagtctttagtagacggatcatcatatcatgaccaagatgacctatcctatcgtgacaaagccaatatgtgtctaaatccaagagatcatctatcgtaactttattggatttaatagctcgaatagtgacataaagtccactagagagacacataaacttctataagatgcgcctttattcgcaatcattagaggtattgcaaaggaactcatttccgttctctacatgcgttttcgcatgaaaTCCGTTGGCTACTCATATGTGcgattttccctaggagcgtagagagtttttgcgacagtaatcaaggtgcccttttggcaaagggaacttgggatattccatgtccttgaattaatattgatggcccagccatcgtagtcacaaagtcatatgctcataatcaaaatggagtcataatgaaaagaactcgaaattttattcataagccaacagagttacatcattgtctctttgaccaaagaaaatctaatccaaaatgctagctaatgcaaaacaatggtagtcgtctaacttctttcggtaattccaaaataaatgtgacgaggtgagtagagagatttcggtggagcaaggctcgcttaagtaccactaatctcagaaccttcctagacatcacacttactttgggtgagcctactttgaagaaagaccaaaccattggcatttactacaaaaatatatggcaattgcttattacatctcttggaaaaataaagacttaaacaaaattggcgatctattgatcccagccagatttgtagtcttcaaccattcactctagatcatctttttgatcttcttgttccagatagtaagcttctcttgcttcacaatatgctttctaggtggtgacaatttcttcacgagctctacaaatgtgtgcccaatgatcagacactccacatcgagaacatacatctctttgctcaaactccattgattgaggcgctttgaaagcgtcattcaGATTGCTCTTAgtattggtggcgccaccaacatggccagaggcgttgcctccctctctctttccacgttggccttttcggttccgtgttcgcctattttggctattaccttcccaagtagagcgattatatggaccagaaagtccagaagtatccctaaggatagggtttcgctcttggagccttctcttaggggcgcggctataattggatttctgaatatgctctatttccacggatctcgaattatagttcttcacaaggatgttgtcatgcttttcagcgacattcatagctccaatgagctcatgaaaccttgtgatccttCCTGCaataacatcaattcgatagttcttagcaaccatcaatgtagagactgggaaggtagagagagtcttctcaatcaacatcgcatttgtgatctctttatcacagaattccattaaagatttaatgcgaagtgcttccgagttgtagtcaagaactgactttaAATCATacaagcggaggctatgccatctcacttctaggtcaggaagcagggagtcatggacgttgccaaatctttcttcgagtgagacccacagccttctagggtcttcttcattcatacactcgtactggagtgaatcatccatatgacgagtcattaggatgatggcttttgccttatttgcctctaaggctgctctatttgtttccaaagcttgagcttgctcaacagttagcatgtcctggctaggctcgagaatcgtatctaggattccatcggccttgagatgttggcggacatcacgaacccacctgtgatattcagagccagttgttcccaatggagcaaagtccaatttgttcaggttactcatcttgaaagagaacaagaaaaagggttagtttcggagaggaaaaagctaccacgaaaacatataaaatttctgagcgtagtcgcttccaagaaattaggaatttctgagcctaatcgcttccaagaaattcaattctaagaggtattggattagattgaaacaatgacgtaagtggtcgatcataaattctctacaaattctaagtttggagatctcaacaagctccaagcttggagtgagcacgaacccccacagttctgcttaattaggtctccctatgatgaagaaagggaggtagaagaagggagtttgcaagtccccgagaaaaagaagagaaaaagaataaaaaacttcaaaaactggaacttttagtaaaccatgcCTCTTAGAATTGCAGAGCGTATTCGATCCTCGTTGTAGGATTGCAAAcaagcttcagtcctaggcgaatcaaacttgttgaaattcggagcaaattCGCTTCTAAATAGCTCCCACTCcaattggtgtacaggtctcaaaacgactccaatagggcttaaatttggaggttagatAGAATAGATAGaggtgaacaactttgatgaagtaAGAATTTttatctgaagttctgaactagaagtttcggggcttgcaaactgactgatatgcacaggaacgagcatgctgaacagctcccacctcTAATGGTTTAcatgtctcaaaacgactccaatagggctaaaatttggaggtcagatagaagagacatatATGAACaattttgatgaagaaagtattttgatcagaggttccgaacaagacgtttcgggccgtgcaagcaggctgatctgcacaggaacgagcgtgctgctgtgctgcagggggcagcaggcgtgccgCAATGCTGCAGGGGGCAGCAGGCTGCACAcgggtgcgcaagggctgcaggggaAGCGTACggcatggctagcaagggctaggagcttgcggcagttttggtgagaagagttttcgggtttttttgtttttagggctagggttagggctcgtgctgataacgtgttgtagagaaactgaaattgagaggaaattgctgtctattctcattgataacaggggcctctttatatagaggattacaatgtatagaacctcaatcatacaaggaaattaatcatacattgaataggaatctagatccttctaatttaaccctattaccactaggtcaagtaacctagagtttgggctaaacacaaattagggtttacttgaacacatacatttttatgtcacattatcttaatcatatttttaattcttattaaatatatatgaatattttaatgagtatgtagtgaaattgaaaaatgaaaaatagataaggaaaataataaagaatacaatctaatattattgaattggaaagtctacataaaataaatataaatttttttttttgtataattattgtccttaatagtaattttatagtaggttatatatgtcatttaataattcatcatagagtgaggtcaagtgagtagatttggaggtcccaatagaaacactcaTATTTAATTGCAGCTAATTACTTTGAAATCAATCGAGAAAGCTAGGTTTAAATTACAAAAAGAAAGATTAGGAAGCTAAATAGAGGTCTTGTTGCATGGAATCAAAAGTTATACACTTATACTAGCTCATACTACATACAATCCATTATTCATACACATATCTCAAGAGAAACAAGCATAATATTTATTTCTTGCCGAAAGGGAAAGCAACGACATCTGAAAACCTTCAACATTAAGCCTTGAATTTTTCCACTTCTAGGAAATTAGGCTCATCATTTCCCTGAATGCCAGAATCTCCTAACATTATGTCAAAACAATTGACAGTCAAAAAACAATATTTCTAAAAGATTGAACAAATATTTTGTGTTTCCAAACGATTGTTATACTATAAATTTGAAGAGTTTAAGTATATCTAGCCAGAAATATAAACACTAGAAAAAATAAGTATTATGTAGCGTAGTTTACCATTTATCTTTGAAGTGTCCTCCGCACTTTTGCCTTGGTTTTGACATAAatccaatcttttttttttttttgagaataaacaTAAATCCAATCTTTTGCATTGTCCAGGAATCTGAAATAAGCATATCTCCAAGAAGTCTTAAGTAGTAAACTGCCGCAGACCATCCAAAATCCAGTGACAAATCCCAGCACTACACTAATAAAGAATCCAAGGTTGAGACCATCACTAACCTGTTCTTTGTTATCAATTTTAGTTCCTCTCGCGATTCCATCATCTTGAACTGTTCCGTCTCCTGGACAACTTGGTGTCAACGGTGGTCCACAAAGTCCAAGATTTCCCATATATTGAGAAGCATTAAAACCCTGAAGTTGGGTGCCCGATGGAATTCTTCCTGACAAGTTGTTGT contains these protein-coding regions:
- the LOC121048964 gene encoding putative receptor like protein 25 isoform X1 yields the protein MTELISLNLSRNKLMGNLPEDFGNMKMLESLDLSRNQISGKIPTSFASLNFLSVLDLSHNNLSGRIPSGTQLQGFNASQYMGNLGLCGPPLTPSCPGDGTVQDDGIARGTKIDNKEQEILAFREMMSLIS
- the LOC121048964 gene encoding putative receptor like protein 25 isoform X2; amino-acid sequence: MTELISLNLSRNKLMGNLPEDFGNMKMLESLDLSRNQISGRIPSGTQLQGFNASQYMGNLGLCGPPLTPSCPGDGTVQDDGIARGTKIDNKEQEILAFREMMSLIS